From the genome of Papaver somniferum cultivar HN1 unplaced genomic scaffold, ASM357369v1 unplaced-scaffold_75, whole genome shotgun sequence, one region includes:
- the LOC113344231 gene encoding conserved oligomeric Golgi complex subunit 7-like, translating into MIDLGAFSDEDKFDAKKWINTVTSQYSRSHEENKEDNKESSMVLLEKHLADLEMKLQMMSEEISASLEEQSGAALLRVPRASRDVIRLRDDSVSLRTSVSGIIQKLKKAEGSSAESITALAKVDTVKQRMESAYETLQDAAGLTQLSASVEDVFASGDLPRAADTLANMRHCLSAVGEVAEFANVRKQLEVLEDRLDEMVQPRLSDAIANRKVDAVQDLRQILIRIGRFKSLEMNYTKIHLKPIKKLWEDFESRQRVNKHEGERLASISGSSSVPFSSWLPSFYDEILLYLEQEWKWCMVAFPEDYKNLVPKLLIEVMTVLGGKFVSRINLATGEVVAETRALAKGVLDILSGDMPKGSKIQTKHLEALIELHNMTSAFARNIQHLFSDSALQVLLDTLKAIYSPYESFKQRYGQIERAILSSEIAGLDLRGAVARGVGGQGIELSETVRRMEESIPQVIVLLEAAVERCINFTGGSEAGELILAIDDIMLQFISILQETLKSLRTVCGVDFTADAAGSKKEMGSDRRDGTHNVRRSESSSEEEEWSIVQGALQILTVADCLTSRSSVFEASLRSTLARLSTSLSLSVFGSSLDLNQSHVGTDDGNGESSLAGRASLDVAALRLIDDPEKARRLFGLLDQSKDPRFHALPLASQRVTAFADTVNELVYDVLISKVRQRLSDVARLPIWSAVEEQSAFNLPSFSAYPQSYVTRVGEYLLTLPQQLEPLAEGISSDGNTDEAQFFATEWMFKVAEGATALYMEQLRGIQFITDRGAQQLSVDIEYLSNVLAALSMPIPPLLATFHTCLSTPRDELRDLVKSVDSESHLDLPTAHLVCKIRRLNLDQ; encoded by the exons ATGATAGATCTGGGAGCATTCTCAGATGAGGATAAATTCGACGCAAAGAAATGGATCAACACTGTCACGAGTCAGTATTCTCGAAGTcatgaagaaaataaagaagataataAAGAGAGCTCAATGGTATTGCTGGAGAAACACTTGGCAGATCTGGAGATGAAACTTCAAATGATGTCTGAAGAGATATCTGCTTCTCTCGAGGAACAGAGTGGTGCTGCTCTTCTCCGTGTTCCCCGTGCTAGCCGGGATGTTATTCGACTTCGTGATGATTCTGTTTCTCTTCGTACATCTGTTTCTGGGATCATCCAAAAGCTCAAAAAG GCAGAAGGTTCCTCGGCTGAGTCTATTACAGCCCTGGCTAAAGTTGACACAGTCAAGCAACGGATGGAGTCAGCATATGAGACATTGCAG GATGCTGCCGGGTTGACTCAGTTAAGTGCTAGTGTGGAAGATGTTTTTGCTAGTGGAGATCTTCCACGTGCTGCAGATACCTTAGCGAACATGAGGCACTGCTTGTCTGCTGTTGGTGAG GTTGCAGAGTTTGCTAATGTTAGAAAGCAGCTAGAAGTCCTGGAGGATAGACTAGATGAAATGGTTCAGCCTCGTCTATCAGATGCTATAGCTAACCGGAAG GTTGACGCTGTTCAAGATTTGAGGCAAATTCTCATACGAATTGGGAGGTTCAAGTCATTAGAAATGAACTACACAAAGATTCACCTAAAACCTATAAAGAAGCTCTGGGAAGACTTTGAGTCCAGGCAACGAGTTAACAAGCATGAAGGAGAAAGACTAGCAAGCATTTCAGGGTCTTCGTCTGTTCCATTCTCCAGTTGGCTGCCAAGTTTCTATGATGAAATACTACTCTATCTTGAACAAGAGTGGAAATG GTGTATGGTTGCTTTTCCTGAAGATTATAAGAACCTTGTTCCAAAGCTATTGATTGAGGTTATGACTGTTTTGGGTGGCAAATTTGTTTCTCGAATCAACCTTGCTACCGGAGAAGTTGTTGCTGAAACAAGAGCACTGGCCAAAG GTGTCCTTGATATCTTATCTGGGGATATGCCTAAAGGTAGTAAGATTCAGACTAAGCATCTCGAGGCATTGATTGAGTTGCACAACATGACAAGTGCGTTTGCAAGGAATATTCAACACTTGTTTTCGGATTCTGCTCTTCAGGTTTTATTGGACACACTGAAGGCAATATATTCCCCTTATGAATCCTTTAAACAGAG ATATGGGCAGATAGAACGTGCCATCCTATCTTCTGAGATTGCTGGACTGGATCTTAGGGGAGCCGTTGCTCGTGGTGTCGGGGGTCAGGGCATTGAACTAAGTGAAACAGTTCGAAGAATGGAAGAATCTATTCCACAAGTTATTGTTCTTCTTGAAGCAGCTGTGGAGAGATGCATCAATTTTACTGGAGGTTCCGAGGCAGGGGAACTTATTTTGGCAATTGACGATATAATGCTGCAGTTTATTTCTATTCTTCAAGAAACCTTGAAATCATTAAGAACTGTATGTGGAGTAGACTTCACTGCTGATGCCGCTGGTTCAAAGAAAGAAATGGGTTCAGACAGAAGGGATGGAACACATAATGTGCGCAGATCAGAGTCTAGCTCAGAAGAAGAAGAGTGGTCTATTGTCCAGGGAGCATTGCAGATTCTTACAGTTGCGGATTGTCTAACAAGCAGGTCTTCAGTTTTTGAAGCTTCCTTGAGATCTACTCTTGCCCGTCTGAGCACTAGTTTGTCTCTTTCAGTGTTCGGTTCTAGTTTGGATTTAAACCAATCACATGTGGGCACCGATGATGGAAACGGGGAGTCGTCTTTGGCAGGAAGGGCATCCTTGGATGTTGCAGCCCTCCGTCTGATTGACGATCCTGAGAAAGCTAGGAGACTTTTTGGCCTCTTAGATCAG TCGAAAGATCCTCGGTTTCATGCGCTTCCACTTGCGTCTCAAAGGGTAACAGCATTTGCAGACACAGTAAACGAACTTGTCTACGATGTTCTCATATCTAAAGTACGGCAAAGACTTAGCGACGTGGCTCGTTTGCCAATCTGGTCTGCAGTTGAGGAGCAGAGTGCTTTTAATCTTCCAAGTTTCAGTGCCTATCCACAATCATACGTGACCAGAGTTGGGGAGTATCTGCTTACTTTGCCTCAACAGTTGGAGCCACTTGCTGAGGGCATTTCTAGTGATGGAAACACGGATGAAGCCCAGTTCTTCGCCACAGAATGGATGTTCAAG GTTGCAGAGGGAGCAACAGCTCTTTACATGGAGCAGTTACGTGGAATTCAGTTTATAACGGACCGGGGAGCACAACAACTCTCAGTCGATATAGAGTACTTGAGTAATGTATTAGCAGCTCTATCCATGCCAATTCCCCCGCTCCTTGCTACATTCCACACCTGCCTGTCAACTCCAAGAGATGAGCTGCGTGATCTCGTTAAATCAGTAGACTCGGAATCCCATCTGGATCTTCCTACTGCACATCTTGTTTGCAAGATACGGCGCCTGAATCTTGATCAGTAA
- the LOC113344204 gene encoding probable choline kinase 2 produces the protein MGEESVMEEHSVDRIPREATKILISLASSWGDTIDKNSFKVIPLKGAMTNQVYRINWETHKGESPADQKEVLVRIYGQGVDVFFNRQVEINTFECMSKHGQGPRLLGRFSNGRIEEFIHARTLSAHDLRDPEISCKIASTLKEIHKLQMPGPKNVVLWNRLRNWLSSAEQLCPLEEGRVFKLDGLDEEITILEKQFSGKNQLIGLCHNDLQYGNIMMNEDTKLLTIIDYEYASYNPVAYDIANHFCEMAADYQSELPHILDFNKYPELDERKRFIRAYLSSSGDEPTDVDVDALVEDVEKYTLASHLVWGLWGIISEYKNDIDFDYMEYAKQRFQQYQLRKAKLLVMNSSSRIGVVTDRP, from the coding sequence ATGGGTGAAGAAAGTGTAATGGAGGAACACAGTGTAGATCGTATTCCAAGAGAAGCAACAAAGATTTTAATTTCATTAGCATCAAGTTGGGGTGATACTATTGATAAAAATTCATTCAAAGTGATCCCATTAAAAGGTGCAATGACGAACCAAGTTTATCGAATAAATTGGGAAACACACAAAGGTGAATCACCAGCTGATCAAAAGGAGGTTCTTGTTCGTATCTACGGACAAGGTGTTGATGTTTTCTTCAACAGACAAGTTGAAATTAACACATTTGAGTGTATGTCTAAACATGGACAAGGCCCTCGTCTTCTTGGACGTTTCTCTAATGGACGGATTGAGGAATTTATACATGCTCGGACGCTATCAGCGCACGATTTGAGAGACCCAGAAATATCTTGTAAAATAGCTTCAACATTGAAGGAGATTCATAAGCTTCAAATGCCTGGTCCAAAGAATGTTGTCCTCTGGAACAGACTGAGGAACTGGCTTTCGTCTGCCGAACAACTGTGTCCTCTAGAAGAAGGAAGGGTGTTTAAGTTGGATGGTTTGGATGAGGAAATTACAATTTTGGAAAAGCAGTtttcagggaaaaatcaactcaTTGGTTTGTGTCATAATGATCTCCAGTACGGAAATATTATGATGAATGAAGATACAAAATTGTTGACTATAATTGATTACGAGTACGCAAGTTATAACCCTGTTGCCTACGATATTGCCAATCACTTCTGCGAAATGGCAGCTGATTATCAATCGGAATTGCCACATATACTAGACTTTAACAAGTATCCAGAATTGGACGAGCGCAAGAGATTTATTCGTGCATATTTGAGTTCTTCAGGCGACGAACCTACAGACGTCGATGTGGATGCGCTAGTGGAAGATGTTGAGAAATATACTCTGGCAAGCCATCTTGTCTGGGGCTTATGGGGAATAATTTCAGAATATAAGAACGACATCGATTTTGATTACATGGAATACGCGAAGCAAAGGTTTCAGCAGTACCAGTTGAGGAAAGCTAAACTCTTAGTCATGAATTCTTCCAGTAGAATAGGTGTAGTTACTGATCGTCCCTGA